One window of Silvimonas iriomotensis genomic DNA carries:
- a CDS encoding GntR family transcriptional regulator, whose translation MHEARPGPALQTEEALEISVSLFEAANGAPDANRPSAALRVYLSLRQQIVDMVMLPGARINEKEIAVTHGTSRTPVHEAVRRLVEEGLVEVTQRVGTYVSRIPLDRLGEAMLVRTALEVAIVQRAAMRGRAEDIARLRRLLSGQLACIAAADIVGFHRADEDFHEALADIAGFPGVWRMIQQAKTQIDRYRRLTLPMPGRMEVVVAEHGQVVAMLEAGDALQAAAAMREHLDQVLPVLEIARTHRPEYFIAHLPDNHQAGPYW comes from the coding sequence ATGCACGAAGCGCGACCCGGCCCGGCTCTGCAGACCGAAGAGGCCCTTGAGATCAGCGTCAGCTTGTTTGAGGCCGCCAACGGCGCACCCGACGCAAACCGGCCTAGCGCCGCGCTGCGGGTGTATCTGAGTTTGCGGCAGCAGATTGTCGATATGGTGATGCTGCCCGGTGCCCGCATCAACGAGAAAGAAATTGCCGTAACGCACGGCACCAGCCGCACGCCGGTGCATGAAGCAGTGCGGCGCCTGGTGGAAGAAGGTCTTGTGGAAGTCACCCAGCGCGTCGGTACCTACGTGTCGCGTATTCCGCTGGACCGGCTGGGCGAGGCCATGCTGGTGCGCACGGCGCTGGAAGTCGCCATCGTGCAGCGCGCCGCCATGCGGGGCAGGGCAGAGGACATCGCCCGGTTGCGCCGTTTGTTGTCAGGGCAACTGGCCTGTATTGCTGCCGCCGATATCGTCGGGTTTCACCGCGCGGACGAAGACTTTCACGAAGCGCTGGCCGATATTGCCGGGTTTCCCGGGGTCTGGCGGATGATCCAGCAAGCCAAGACGCAGATTGACCGCTACCGCCGGCTGACACTGCCCATGCCCGGACGGATGGAAGTGGTGGTGGCCGAGCACGGGCAGGTGGTGGCGATGCTGGAAGCCGGCGACGCCCTGCAAGCCGCCGCGGCCATGCGCGAGCACCTGGATCAAGTGCTGCCGGTGCTGGAAATCGCCCGCACGCATCGCCCTGAATATTTTATTGCGCACTTGCCTGACAACCATCAGGCCGGGCCGTACTGGTAA
- a CDS encoding methyl-accepting chemotaxis protein → MKLSTRLGLIVASAILGLIVVAFVALHTLHANMLADRRDEIRTVLSLAKHQVAYYQSLEQSGKLDHQAAQAQAVAALSGLRDGKNYLWARTTDALGLVHPNPAVIGKVDWGAKVASGRSNFEEYLFRLRDTDYAFFDDMTKRPGTDVLVPKINGVTRIDGWNWLVGFGVFVDDIEHAYWQLVWHFVLIGVLGLVLVSALAFVMSRHIYRQLGGEPDYAAQVARAIAAGDLTRSLSQFSRSRPDSLLGSMATMQHSLRGMIEGIQQGAQALAQAAGNLTQQIEQIRQASRQSSDATASTAAAIEQMSVSIDQISHSARETEKNSSRTTVLAGEGEALVGKVSTEINGLLTEVNAASELIAGLVERSREIGGVSGEIKEIADQTNLLALNAAIEAARAGEHGRGFAVVADEVRKLAERTSQATGRIGQMVDAIRTDTDEVVNSMHAVTPRVSGSVHMAGEAAHALQAISADANANLERVRDVANAASEQSVASNSVAVNVERIAQMVEGSAASVHIATQNVQELQQLATGLRQSVSRFQL, encoded by the coding sequence ATGAAACTTTCCACCCGGCTGGGCCTGATCGTGGCCAGTGCTATTCTGGGGCTGATTGTCGTGGCCTTTGTGGCGCTGCACACCCTGCATGCCAACATGCTGGCCGACCGGCGCGATGAAATCCGGACTGTGCTCAGTCTGGCAAAGCATCAGGTGGCGTATTACCAGTCGCTGGAACAAAGCGGCAAACTGGATCACCAGGCAGCGCAAGCACAGGCTGTCGCCGCGCTCTCCGGCCTGCGTGATGGCAAGAACTACTTGTGGGCACGCACCACGGATGCGCTGGGTCTGGTTCACCCCAACCCGGCGGTGATCGGCAAGGTGGACTGGGGCGCCAAAGTGGCCAGCGGCCGCAGCAATTTTGAGGAATACCTCTTCCGGCTGCGCGATACCGACTACGCGTTTTTTGACGACATGACCAAGCGCCCGGGCACCGACGTGCTGGTACCCAAAATCAACGGCGTAACCCGCATCGACGGCTGGAACTGGCTGGTCGGCTTTGGCGTGTTTGTCGACGATATCGAACACGCGTACTGGCAACTGGTCTGGCATTTTGTGCTGATTGGCGTGCTGGGCCTTGTGCTGGTCAGCGCGCTGGCCTTTGTCATGTCGCGCCACATTTACCGGCAACTGGGGGGCGAGCCCGACTACGCCGCCCAGGTCGCCCGGGCGATTGCGGCCGGTGATCTGACCCGCTCGCTGAGCCAGTTCAGCCGCAGCCGGCCTGATTCTTTGCTGGGCTCCATGGCCACCATGCAGCACAGTCTGCGCGGCATGATTGAAGGCATTCAGCAAGGCGCCCAGGCGCTGGCGCAGGCGGCAGGCAATCTGACGCAGCAGATCGAGCAGATTCGCCAGGCCTCACGACAGTCTTCCGACGCGACCGCCTCGACTGCTGCCGCGATCGAACAGATGTCGGTCAGCATTGACCAGATTTCTCATTCCGCGCGCGAAACCGAGAAAAACTCCAGTCGCACCACCGTGCTGGCCGGCGAGGGCGAGGCGCTGGTGGGCAAGGTCTCGACAGAAATCAATGGCCTGTTGACCGAGGTCAACGCCGCCTCCGAGCTGATTGCCGGGCTGGTGGAACGCTCGCGCGAGATTGGCGGGGTGTCGGGCGAGATCAAGGAAATTGCCGATCAAACCAACTTGCTGGCCCTGAACGCCGCCATTGAGGCCGCCCGTGCCGGCGAGCATGGCCGGGGCTTTGCGGTGGTGGCCGATGAAGTACGCAAGCTGGCCGAGCGCACCTCGCAAGCAACCGGCCGTATCGGCCAGATGGTCGACGCCATCCGGACTGACACGGATGAAGTGGTGAACAGCATGCATGCGGTGACGCCGCGGGTTTCTGGCAGCGTGCACATGGCGGGGGAGGCCGCGCATGCGCTGCAGGCCATCAGCGCTGATGCCAATGCCAACCTGGAACGTGTGCGCGATGTAGCCAATGCGGCGTCGGAACAAAGCGTGGCCAGTAATAGCGTGGCGGTCAATGTGGAACGAATTGCGCAAATGGTGGAGGGCTCTGCTGCCTCAGTCCATATTGCGACGCAGAACGTGCAGGAATTGCAACAATTGGCGACCGGTTTACGTCAGTCAGTTTCACGCTTTCAATTGTAA
- a CDS encoding helix-turn-helix domain-containing protein, which produces MVTAISIPVKRTLPQRQCANCNVRDICLLANVAQQRQESSDTTQPVLNMRTISIRRGDRLFSQGQSGAIYAVRLGFFKTRILNAHLREQVTGFYMPGALMGADALALGQHGDDAVALEDGEACEISCNTLVGQAQKNGDARQQLQRILGQEISRLHHTTQRLRDTVAVQRVVGLLLDLSDAFALRGYSARSFLLRMTRNEMASYLGLSIETVSRILSRLQNHGLLQIQGKLVNLTDTKALHGILEQTGNTVELE; this is translated from the coding sequence ATGGTTACTGCGATCAGCATACCCGTTAAAAGGACATTGCCGCAGCGGCAATGCGCCAATTGCAATGTGCGTGATATTTGCCTGTTGGCCAATGTCGCCCAGCAACGTCAGGAATCCAGCGATACCACGCAACCGGTATTGAATATGCGGACGATATCCATCCGCCGGGGTGACCGACTTTTTTCACAAGGCCAGAGCGGTGCCATTTACGCGGTGCGGCTGGGCTTTTTCAAGACCCGTATTCTTAACGCGCACCTGCGTGAACAGGTCACCGGCTTTTATATGCCTGGCGCCCTGATGGGTGCCGATGCGCTGGCACTGGGCCAGCACGGTGACGACGCCGTGGCGCTGGAAGACGGCGAAGCGTGCGAGATTTCCTGCAACACGCTGGTCGGCCAGGCCCAGAAAAACGGTGACGCACGCCAGCAATTGCAACGGATTCTGGGGCAAGAGATCAGCCGGCTGCATCACACCACGCAGCGTCTGCGTGACACTGTGGCGGTGCAGCGTGTGGTCGGTTTGCTGCTGGATCTGTCAGATGCTTTCGCCCTGCGTGGCTACTCGGCGCGCAGTTTTCTGTTGCGCATGACGCGTAATGAAATGGCCAGTTATCTGGGCTTGTCGATTGAAACGGTCAGCCGCATTTTATCCCGTTTACAAAACCATGGCCTTTTGCAAATTCAGGGCAAGCTTGTCAATTTGACGGATACCAAAGCCTTGCACGGCATTCTGGAACAGACCGGCAATACGGTCGAACTTGAATAG
- a CDS encoding glycoside hydrolase family 28 protein — protein sequence MPENQHVRTRLGSAVALALVLAACGGGGGEITTQTSSPTNTTSNTPTPTPAATPTPTPTPTPTPTPTASLWPSAALNDAAVSGKEPVVPATVCSSLSATLTTNGRGLLDDSVDAGGTNSQPDASRIQAAITACPSGQMVKLVAGSSGQNAFLSGPLTLPAGVSLWIDNGVTLFASRKPSDYQIAGKNTCGQTASSDNGCQALINAVAGNNGLYGPGTVDGRGGAVVTSGTYANTLTWWDVGALSKTLSSNNNQNNPRLLQVTGGSNFSLYQVSLQNAPKFHVVTSGVNGFTAWGNKIQSPTLAYSVAGYSCGSGTMPTVSGTANTTRASTCFTPDTVKNTDGIDPGQSQNVLIAFNHISTGDDGIAIKAHTTAAVSNIQILHNRFYYTHGMSIGSETDSGVNGVTIRDLTVDGYDVGATSGFRIKTDDSRGGEVQNVTVDGACVRRVAQPFAIDTYYGDAYGSSNAMFPNVHDITIRNFRYLDTTGSSRNGTNTAIDLRGYQSQGQALPAYNITLDNVVFDSTPSWVTTKTSYAIPSYASVIMGPGPVSFASMLTSAAGANSFNVTDSRSTSATAYDCSSAFVSFPSSNSPI from the coding sequence ATGCCTGAGAATCAACACGTTCGCACACGCCTTGGCAGCGCCGTTGCCCTTGCACTGGTGCTGGCCGCCTGCGGCGGTGGTGGCGGTGAAATCACCACGCAAACCAGTAGCCCGACCAACACAACGTCGAACACCCCAACGCCGACGCCTGCCGCTACGCCAACACCCACACCGACCCCAACACCTACGCCAACCCCGACCGCCAGTCTGTGGCCCAGCGCGGCGCTCAATGATGCGGCCGTAAGCGGCAAGGAGCCCGTGGTCCCGGCCACCGTCTGCAGCAGTCTGTCCGCCACCCTGACCACCAACGGCCGTGGCCTGCTGGATGACAGCGTAGATGCCGGCGGTACTAACTCCCAGCCAGACGCCAGCCGCATTCAGGCCGCCATCACGGCGTGTCCGTCGGGTCAGATGGTCAAACTGGTGGCGGGCAGCAGCGGGCAGAATGCCTTCCTGTCCGGGCCTTTGACCTTGCCTGCAGGGGTCTCGTTGTGGATCGATAATGGCGTCACGCTGTTTGCCTCGCGCAAGCCGTCGGACTATCAGATTGCAGGCAAGAATACCTGCGGCCAGACCGCCAGCAGCGACAACGGCTGCCAGGCGTTGATCAATGCCGTCGCGGGCAATAACGGTCTGTATGGCCCAGGCACGGTGGATGGTCGCGGCGGCGCGGTGGTGACGTCCGGCACCTACGCCAATACGCTGACCTGGTGGGACGTGGGCGCCCTGAGCAAAACACTGTCGAGCAACAACAACCAGAACAACCCGCGCCTGCTGCAGGTGACGGGTGGCAGCAACTTCAGCCTGTATCAGGTCAGCCTGCAGAATGCCCCCAAATTCCACGTGGTGACCAGCGGCGTGAACGGGTTTACCGCCTGGGGCAACAAGATCCAGTCGCCAACGCTGGCCTACAGCGTGGCCGGTTATAGCTGTGGGTCCGGCACAATGCCAACGGTATCGGGCACGGCCAATACCACGCGGGCCAGCACCTGCTTTACGCCAGATACTGTCAAGAACACTGACGGGATTGACCCGGGCCAGTCACAAAATGTCCTGATCGCCTTCAACCACATCAGTACGGGTGACGATGGCATTGCCATCAAGGCGCACACCACTGCCGCCGTCAGCAACATCCAGATTCTGCACAACCGCTTCTACTACACCCACGGCATGTCGATCGGTAGCGAGACCGACTCTGGCGTAAACGGTGTCACCATCCGTGACCTGACGGTAGATGGTTACGATGTCGGCGCCACCAGCGGTTTCCGGATCAAGACAGATGACAGCCGTGGCGGTGAAGTCCAGAACGTGACCGTAGACGGTGCCTGCGTGCGCCGCGTGGCGCAGCCGTTTGCCATTGATACTTATTATGGCGACGCTTATGGCTCCAGCAACGCGATGTTCCCCAATGTGCACGACATCACCATCCGCAACTTCCGCTATCTGGATACCACGGGCTCCAGCCGCAACGGTACCAACACAGCGATTGACCTGCGCGGTTACCAATCGCAAGGCCAGGCGTTACCGGCGTACAACATCACGCTGGATAACGTGGTGTTCGACAGCACACCGTCGTGGGTTACCACCAAGACGTCTTACGCCATCCCCTCTTACGCCAGTGTCATCATGGGGCCGGGGCCAGTGTCGTTTGCCAGCATGCTGACAAGTGCCGCGGGCGCCAACAGCTTCAACGTAACCGACAGTCGCAGCACCAGCGCCACCGCTTACGATTGCAGCTCGGCATTTGTGAGCTTCCCTTCCAGCAATTCACCGATCTGA